The genomic region TAGAGAGTTGCAAGAGCGCGTCGAGGACATCTATGTCTACGCCCGCGTCTCGCCGGAACACAAATTGCGCATCGTCAAAGCCCTGCAAGCCAACGGGCACGTGGTCGCGATGACCGGGGACGGTGTCAACGACGCACCGGCGATCAAAGCGGCCGACATCGGGATCTCGATGGGCCAAGGCGGCACCGACGTCGCGAAGGACGCTTCTGCGCTGATCCTCTCCGACGACAACTTTGCCACCATCGTGGCGGCGATTGAAGAGGGCCGCTCGATCTATGACAACATCCGCAAGTTCATTCGTTATCTTCTCGCGTCGAACGTCGGCGAAATCATCACGATGTTCCTCGCGATGATCTTAGCACTGCCGCTGCCGCTCGTCCCGATTCAGATTCTTTGGGTCAACCTCGTCACCGACGGTCTGCCGGCGATTGCGCTGGGTGTCGACCCGGCGGAGAGAGGGATCATGAACCGTCCGCCGCGCAATGTGCGCGAATCGATTTTTGCCCGAGGTTTGGGCTTTAAGATCCTCTCGCGCGGGATTCTCATCGGCGTTGCGACCTTGGCTGTGTTCTGGTTCTCGCTCCAAATGGAGCCGGACAATCTGATCAAGGCGCAATCGATGGCGTTCGTCACCCTCGTGATGGCACAGCTGATTCACGTGTTCGACTGCCGCTCTGTTGAAGGCGGGATTTTCTCCCGCAACTTGTTTGAGAACAAGTGGCTGATCGGCTCGGTGCTTTCGTCGGTGGTGTTGCTGTTGGGCGTCATGTACATCCCGGCGTTCCAACCGGTCTTCCGCACGGTGCCGCTCGGCGGTATGGATTGGTTGATCGTGCTCGTCGCTGCTGCCGTCCCGACTTTCGCACTCGCGGCAGGTCGCGGCGTCAAGAAGCAGAAAAAAACCACGACCAAGATCAATTTCTCCCGTCGCTAAGAGGTTGAACCTCCTCAGGAGGCTTCTGCACTTCATGAAATTCACAAAAATGCATGGTCTCGGCAATGACTTCGCGGTCGTTGCCGAGTTTTTGTCCGTTCCGGAGTCTGTGTCCGATCTTGCGAAAAACGTCTGCGACCGTCACTTCGGTGTCGGTGCCGACGGCTTGGTGTTCATCTTGCCAAGTCAAATTGCAGAGTTCCGCATGCGCATCTTCAATTCTGACGGGAGCGAGTCGGAGCAGTGCGGCAACGCCGTGCGTTGTGTCGGCAAGTACCTCTATGAAAGCGGCCGCACCCACTCTACCACCGTTACGTTGGAGACCGGCGCGGGCCTGCAAACGCTGGAGTTGCACGTATCGGAAGGTCTCGTCTCCCACGTCACGGTGGACATGGGCGAGCCGAAACTTGAAGGAGCGGTGATTCCGACCACGCTGTCCGGGGAAACGGTCATCGAGCACGCGATTTCGATCGCATCCGGTCACAACTATGAATTCACCGGCGTCTCGATGGGGAACCCGCATGCGGTCATCTTCGTGGATTCGTTGGCAGACGTTGACCTGCACCACGTCGGGCCGCAACTTGAGACGCATCCGTACTTCCCGCGCAAAACCAACGTCGAGTTCGTCGAAGTTCACGCTCCAAACGAAGTCACGATGCACGTCTGGGAACGCGGGGCGGGCG from Tumebacillus amylolyticus harbors:
- the dapF gene encoding diaminopimelate epimerase, with the protein product MKFTKMHGLGNDFAVVAEFLSVPESVSDLAKNVCDRHFGVGADGLVFILPSQIAEFRMRIFNSDGSESEQCGNAVRCVGKYLYESGRTHSTTVTLETGAGLQTLELHVSEGLVSHVTVDMGEPKLEGAVIPTTLSGETVIEHAISIASGHNYEFTGVSMGNPHAVIFVDSLADVDLHHVGPQLETHPYFPRKTNVEFVEVHAPNEVTMHVWERGAGETLACGSGACSVGVAGVLTSRTERRVTVHLKGGDLLIDWKEVDNRVYMTGPAAKVYEGTWLL